The Eurosta solidaginis isolate ZX-2024a chromosome 4, ASM4086904v1, whole genome shotgun sequence genome includes a window with the following:
- the LOC137249815 gene encoding glucose dehydrogenase [FAD, quinone], with the protein MVLNLLFITTVIKSTFGVVTTGLWLIPLLLAAITFYRYDNVDPESRPIDQHTLFTEYDFIIVGAGSAGAVVANRLTEIRKWKVLLIEAGPDENEISDVPSLAAYLQLSKLDWQYKTQPSNKACLGMKNNQCNWPRGKVLGGSSVLNYMLYVRGNRYDYDHWEALGNIGWGYDNVLHYFKKSEDNRNPYLANNPYHTQGGLLTVQESPWHSPLVAAFVEAGREIGYENRDINGEKQAGFMIAQGTIRRGSRCSTAKAFLRPIRLRKNFHLTMNSHVTKILIEPSTMRAHSVEFVKGGKVFRIRARREIILSAGAINTPQILMLSGIGLQAQLEKHGIRVLQDLPVGENLQDHVGMGGLSFLVDKPVSIIQDRFNPTAITMQYVLRERGPMTTLGGVEGLAFVHTPYSNSSIDWPDIQFHMAPASINSDNGARVKKVLGLKESLYQEVYKPIANKDTWTIMPLLLRPRSRGWVRLSSANPFHYPLINANYFDDPLDVKTLVEGGKIALRVANAKVFKQFGSRIYQRSLPNCKKHQLFSDAYLECQARTISMTIYHPCGTAKMGPAWDAEAVVDPRLRVYGVRGLRVIDASIMPTISSGNTNAPVIMIGEKGADLIKEDWLLNPEYRAAAPKS; encoded by the coding sequence ATGGTACTAAATCTCCTCTTCATAACAACTGTGATAAAGTCCACTTTTGGTGTGGTCACTACGGGGCTCTGGCTTATACCGCTACTCCTTGCCGCCATTACCTTTTACCGCTACGACAACGTTGATCCAGAATCGAGACCTATAGACCAGCACACCTTGTTTACGGAATACGATTTTATAATTGTTGGCGCTGGTTCGGCTGGTGCGGTGGTGGCAAACCGCCTTACAGAAATAcgaaaatggaaggtattactcATTGAAGCTGGCCCAGACGAAAATGAAATCTCTGATGTACCATCGCTGGCCGCATATCTACAGTTGAGCAAACTCGATTGGCAGTACAAGACACAGCCATCGAATAAGGCGTGTCTCGGCATGAAGAACAATCAATGCAATTGGCCGCGTGGCAAAGTACTCGGTGGCTCCAGTGTGCTTAATTATATGCTTTATGTGCGTGGCAATCGCTACGATTACGATCATTGGGAAGCGTTGGGTAACATCGGTTGGGGCTATGATAATGTACTGCACTACTTTAAGAAATCAGAAGATAACCGTAATCCATATTTGGCGAATAATCCCTATCATACGCAAGGTGGTTTGCTGACTGTGCAAGAATCACCGTGGCATTCGCCGCTAGTGGCCGCCTTTGTTGAAGCTGGACGCGAAATAGGCTATGAAAATCGTGATATAAATGGCGAAAAACAGGCGGGATTCATGATTGCGCAAGGCACTATTCGACGCGGTTCACGTTGCAGCACTGCAAAGGCGTTCTTGCGCCCTATAAGGTTGCGCAAAAATTTTCATCTCACCATGAATTCGCATGTAACGAAAATATTGATTGAGCCCAGCACAATGCGCGCGCACAGCGTGGAGTTTGTCAAAGGCGGTAAAGTATTTCGTATACGCGCGCGGCGTGAGATTATTTTATCAGCAGGTGCCATAAATACGCCACAAATATTAATGCTTTCAGGTATCGGACTGCAAGCGCAGCTAGAGAAACATGGCATACGCGTATTACAAGATCTACCAGTCGGCGAGAATTTGCAAGATCACGTTGGTATGGGTGGTCTGTCATTTTTGGTTGACAAACCAGTTTCTATAATACAAGATCGCTTTAATCCTACAGCGATTACTATGCAATATGTGCTGCGTGAACGCGGTCCAATGACAACGCTTGGCGGCGTGGAAGGTTTAGCATTTGTGCATACGCCCTACTCGAACAGCAGCATCGATTGGCCCGATATACAATTTCACATGGCGCCAGCTTCTATTAATTCCGATAATGGCGCGCGCGTTAAAAAAGTGCTCGGTCTGAAAGAGTCTTTGTATCAAGAAGTCTATAAACCAATTGCTAATAAAGATACTTGGACTATTATGCCTTTGTTGCTGCGTCCACGCTCACGCGGTTGGGTGCGTCTGAGCTCCGCAAATCCTTTTCACTATCCGCTTATAAATGCCAACTACTTCGATGATCCGTTGGATGTGAAAACATTGGTGGAAGGCGGTAAAATCGCGCTGCGTGTCGCCAATGCAAAAGTCTTCAAACAATTCGGTTCGCGCATCTATCAGcgctcattacctaattgtaagaAACACCAATTATTTTCGGATGCTTACTTGGAATGTCAAGCGCGCACAATTTCTATGACGATTTATCATCCTTGTGGCACCGCTAAAATGGGACCAGCTTGGGATGCAGAGGCGGTAGTCGATCCACGTTTACGGGTTTATGGCGTACGTGGTTTGCGTGTAATTGATGCGAGTATTATGCCAACCATAAGCAGTGGTAATACAAATGCGCCGGTTATTATGATTGGCGAAAAGGGTGCTGATCTTATTAAAGAGGATTGGCTGCTCAATCCGGAATATCGTGCAGCGGCGCCTAAGAGTTAA